A region of Candidatus Methylacidiphilales bacterium DNA encodes the following proteins:
- a CDS encoding DNA topoisomerase III: MSKSLIIAEKPSVAADIAKALGGFKKQNDYYESETAIITSAVGHLLELCVPAEMEKKKGKWTFEALPVIPAKFELKPIEKTEARLKLIKKLIARQDVNVLVNACDAGREGELIFRYIVQYCGTKKPIRRLWLQSMTPDAIREGFEHLRADQELLPLAAAAVSRNESDWLIGINGTRALTALNNKDGGFYLTTVGRVQTPTLAIVVDREIKIKNFVPRTYYELHATFAVQAGTYVGKWFDPDFKKSDTDEHARAERIWERAKAESILKACQGQYGEVEEEKKTTTQAAPLLFDLTTLQREANARLGLPAKRTLAIAQALYERHKVITYPRTDARALPEDYLPTVRKTLAALRAPTLAPFAQKVLDEGWLRMNKRVFDNSKISDHFAIIPTTTEAKHLDEMEMKIYEIIAKRLIAIFYPPAEFEVVTRITRVAQHCFKSEGKVLIEAGWLAVYGREDQSEEDSENRLVPVKNGEKPFTEKIELKTLQTKPPARFTEATLLSAMEGAGKLIEDEQLREAMGKKGLGTPATRAAIIEGLISEKYIDRLGKELVATPKAFALMEQLKALDIETLRSPELTGEWEYKLKQIEAGEYTREQFMSEIVQLTRTIVDRVKNFEESRLEPKPFPARSPIDGAELVETLRYYQTRDGSFRIAKVISGRVMQPHEVIELIEKRKVGPFSDFISRKFNRPFTATLILNDENKVEFLFSEENRVQQDEEIINSEPIGVCPVDGAKVYETASSYICENALGQKASCNFKISKKILNQIIDREQAAKLLQQRRTDLLTGFISARTKKPFRAYLELNEENKVVFAFPDRTAASKT, translated from the coding sequence ATGTCGAAATCATTGATTATAGCTGAAAAACCTAGTGTCGCGGCAGATATCGCCAAAGCTCTTGGAGGTTTCAAAAAACAAAACGATTACTACGAGAGCGAGACGGCGATCATTACCTCTGCAGTGGGGCACTTGCTAGAGCTGTGTGTGCCTGCAGAAATGGAAAAGAAAAAGGGGAAGTGGACGTTTGAGGCGTTGCCGGTGATCCCTGCAAAATTCGAGCTTAAGCCGATCGAAAAAACGGAGGCGCGTTTGAAGTTGATCAAGAAGTTGATTGCGCGACAGGACGTCAATGTCCTCGTCAACGCTTGCGACGCGGGACGCGAGGGAGAACTCATCTTTCGCTATATCGTTCAGTATTGTGGAACAAAGAAACCGATTCGTCGTCTCTGGCTGCAATCTATGACGCCAGATGCGATTCGGGAAGGCTTTGAACATTTGCGTGCGGATCAGGAGTTGTTGCCGTTGGCTGCAGCAGCTGTCTCGCGCAATGAATCGGATTGGCTCATCGGCATCAATGGCACGCGAGCCCTGACTGCGCTGAATAACAAGGATGGGGGATTTTATCTGACGACAGTGGGACGGGTGCAGACTCCGACGCTGGCTATTGTTGTGGATAGGGAAATCAAAATTAAAAATTTTGTTCCTCGCACCTATTACGAATTGCATGCCACATTTGCTGTGCAAGCTGGCACCTATGTGGGCAAGTGGTTTGATCCAGATTTCAAAAAATCGGATACGGATGAGCATGCGCGCGCTGAACGTATCTGGGAGCGCGCCAAAGCGGAGTCGATATTGAAAGCGTGTCAGGGGCAATATGGAGAAGTCGAGGAAGAAAAAAAGACGACTACACAAGCGGCGCCTTTGCTGTTTGATCTGACCACTCTCCAGCGTGAAGCCAATGCGCGGTTGGGTCTACCGGCCAAGCGCACTTTGGCAATCGCTCAGGCATTGTATGAACGGCACAAGGTGATCACCTACCCTCGCACAGATGCTCGTGCGCTTCCTGAGGATTACCTGCCGACGGTGCGTAAAACATTGGCCGCGCTTCGTGCGCCGACATTAGCGCCGTTTGCTCAAAAGGTGCTTGATGAAGGCTGGCTGAGGATGAATAAGCGCGTATTTGATAACAGCAAAATCTCGGATCACTTCGCAATCATACCGACGACGACAGAGGCAAAGCATCTCGACGAAATGGAGATGAAAATCTACGAGATAATTGCCAAACGGTTGATTGCAATTTTTTATCCGCCAGCGGAATTCGAAGTCGTCACGCGGATTACCCGTGTCGCTCAACACTGTTTCAAGTCTGAGGGAAAAGTCTTGATTGAGGCGGGCTGGTTGGCTGTTTACGGGCGAGAAGATCAGTCTGAAGAGGATTCGGAAAATCGCCTGGTGCCGGTGAAGAATGGAGAGAAACCCTTCACAGAAAAGATTGAGCTTAAGACTTTGCAGACTAAACCGCCAGCACGTTTTACAGAAGCGACTTTGCTTTCAGCGATGGAAGGTGCTGGGAAACTCATCGAGGATGAACAGCTTCGGGAAGCGATGGGCAAGAAAGGACTTGGCACTCCAGCCACGCGAGCAGCGATCATCGAGGGGTTAATCTCTGAAAAATATATAGATCGACTCGGAAAAGAATTAGTGGCTACACCCAAGGCTTTTGCCTTGATGGAGCAACTCAAAGCGCTCGATATTGAGACTTTGCGTTCTCCAGAGCTTACGGGCGAGTGGGAATATAAACTCAAACAGATCGAGGCAGGGGAATACACTCGCGAGCAGTTTATGTCGGAAATTGTCCAGCTGACTCGCACTATCGTGGATAGAGTGAAAAATTTCGAGGAGTCCAGACTTGAACCCAAACCTTTTCCTGCGCGTTCTCCTATTGATGGAGCTGAATTAGTGGAGACCTTACGGTATTATCAGACGCGGGATGGCTCTTTCCGAATTGCAAAAGTGATCTCGGGACGTGTTATGCAGCCTCATGAGGTGATCGAGTTGATCGAGAAACGTAAAGTCGGTCCGTTTTCAGATTTCATTAGCCGAAAATTCAATCGCCCATTTACGGCTACGTTGATTTTGAATGACGAAAACAAGGTGGAGTTCCTCTTTTCCGAGGAAAATCGCGTTCAGCAGGATGAGGAAATAATCAACTCGGAGCCGATCGGGGTATGCCCTGTTGATGGAGCTAAGGTTTACGAAACCGCAAGTTCATATATCTGCGAAAACGCTCTAGGGCAGAAAGCAAGCTGTAACTTTAAGATTTCTAAGAAAATATTAAATCAAATCATCGACCGAGAGCAGGCAGCTAAGCTTCTGCAGCAAAGACGAACGGATTTGTTGACAGGATTCATATCGGCTCGAACTAAGAAGCCATTTAGAGCATATTTGGAATTGAACGAAGAGAATAAGGTTGTTTTTGCGTTTCCAGATCGGACGGCTGCCTCGAAAACCTAA
- a CDS encoding alpha-amylase family glycosyl hydrolase, with protein sequence MSNYRAERISVAPVKLWIVLLFGLIGQASAQEVVLQFFNTPWKEIRDKIPELAEIGYTTVYLPPPFKAGGGTFSYGFDTYDRFDLGEKDQMGTIPTRYGTAGELKALIQTAHTHGIRVHFDNVMNHNGGPTPGYDANTPLNIQPGMVPEDFHLRTIVGSDGNTYYRVQPYGYDTYFLNVFTTSFGLDIAVGTSQNLHFGPKTKDDGEFPNPPHPLYVGVRQPNYPNDPYAPDTTRYYPDLDLPIQVNDGTQTITVHPFANKEPYSDVGLDGNPNTNDFGENNGKFDWSDTNNNGQHDAGEASEPFQDVGVGEGNPNRNNLQWGAGDGKYNMGNPVPEDVGGFLIRAVRWFTDQYKSDGYRLDAVKHVPANFFGDFWSSLAVRDRSIIGYNGNIQMQFNLTRGYSDWNNHRDTVYTNFGPIDDAMLYGEYIGGPNEMGNHFNSGMRMAYNWTLDRFRDRSSGFGSLAGADAPGAFVGPYGPSGEVMFTGNHDNNDISGPMTGKGTYIPLSDRPIAHAFMFTVDGLPIPYTDGYNESPTTPGEKNFTQHGDNAFVGQWGDPHIPNLVYINQHFARGTQHGRWSDSGQAIFERRDKSDNPAMTDGDAVTMLACIRRIGTNSAPLPPFTTTFAEGATLVNYSMHGGRFQVKVQGGTIKNLDGSNFILDPNKYYVFSWSNPEIPAAWNQGVTAWGQPKHNVDMHPIQILQNGQPVTQTVMVRRYDGKDGDPAFNPYGLPDSNTTDRAYFAPVPRVTNGTNLSFIARVDGSAENVLFKLNGGIDLNGTVPPGNTDPGKRDHPPALSNNTYLGYEQGTFIHRVAEKFAAANVIRNTIGSPGSESYEVTIGSPGAVIYNGPTNLNDFTGTAQWVYHNPLANDGPSNALQFQPAPQSAAGQPITLWIKVGYQNQVSKVFVYYTTDGATFPEGSAGVGRANTQVIEATWQSNAPFDGTGIADWWKATLPPQPAGTKIRYKIGAFRTNAPSRFPFSPTDIAIKQRMETQFAIQNFNATTVQYFPHMDYGAMTTGLKEGMNVIRARAFLKRDGAPQGNGKRAPIFNTFTRVFYYDTKRPEGMIRFPATDGTTLTSPNYEFVVQADDTVTEVWYRIQDSLPSNDDSVTGQNNGNGAWVKANERPPTPGLPNSFNREWRFNYINIPSSGTATIQVRLREISSSPNHTLTDVAGHYTTLTRTVNTQGPGYEMYVGWPQNDGDTVFQGYDLKVYFSKMLGNNISKEDLIKCFTLKINGTTQPFYLYDIVYNETPNHHALKFTLPNLYNGNPNFLHEIKVHFFRNGFLPLMAERLVKAQPVSTPLVNFITPPAVNADNTPFVLTLPEKASLQPADREYTVTVETSNTVQNLNIVFQGTGPGTFALDDVETLNTIKKWSFIWSLPMNNNKTVLEGTFTLKANADTDGNTSTIEATATRAVQVRLLQLVAANPNDADDDDDGLLDVDETSPKSLPTTPSASWNNGDVHIHFTYGLTNPLSPDSDGDGLPDALELGFRTPINASATNLSADTNGDGIPNFIADLDPPFYNTTDNIGKVPNVDPAGIDWRRAELRGGTTTDPNSPDTDGDGLQDGIEDANRNGWTDGDGQSLAPNQQPALTRQWPNNKIDTGENWHETAANLGDSDNDGLSDGNGEDKNFNGRTDLFLLYSNNTQKEILLSQTTDGAQHVAGASYRYGGQTSRGINYSALFADYSPAGNGIKQSGGWPKILIKETDPLRADTDGDGLPDGWEVNQGLNALDNGTYNFFSGTAGSPANGATGDPDNDGFTNLQEFINGTNPKSPNTGTPPPPGSIVIGPGATTTVGAAVNDNVFTDWSANDIIALDRFDPLEVSGGLGTNGGDVYFRPWQSDNCERSRDLLAFYARDGGSDGRFYFRVDLLDLRQACIEKGFDLYILIDTGNVNVGEAKLPDNLNVLTKMRWEVAIAVRGPNQGTVFVNKPGSPNTNVLTDNINYSANDVEVRVSQPGSPHATGLQAAYFDYGLDSIEFSISRQALLDAGWNGINPSQLNYQVITTRDGLNTLPLSASNPGGVLDGPNIHDTIRNDWYTEDEAGTTTSPIGIDQYRLNKRLELLQYPLPQWVGVNADNDRGKRIKVIHVVHGNEPLLPASTIQQYINNGAGAGYYRVLDAHQAFNVPFTLHITPTLASAIQWAEVNPNANKPWRDGPAFNQRIKNFVQQGLTKLTGTTFADHPLPYYPLQFTQSSVQLAKEILDGIYGAGATSTKVFWAPERILNANALNLIQQMGFNYTFIDQPTHMRQWVNHLTPLNPFFGFNASIGVDAHRINTFNGVRCLPIVRPFDLIRQTNQDNGLPINQRQYLAGRANEGVWDGQHPQVVTLVSYFDDFRDKLTADAYDVNLRWMANKQWIQFVTADQIADNVIDISVPPDNVPDTWNTVNRGNSTTLPNVSYEWLHYATRENYDHWYNGLQVNGQPVYQGLRDTFLNIRTAVPLPKPYGTLLGTGSGILKDAWDKVLSIPNAATDLARLAGMTLFTANRLAGFHNQTNPNLNFARFSNGSFVFPDNPDNLAAFARVTQSQARFAAVYHRVHTWAISAQNGVYNGAAQASAEDIDLDGENEYLLMNQHIFAYFERMGGRLIASWIRDPQTNQVYQTTGNFLSYSNSEDESEGVANVFNNTPAAHRTSGFKDRWAIQGGNGTTTNINALYNVTPASSGSTAGWTFSTSTIQKTITLGANSKALQATYTLLGGVTQLFVRFGLSPHLSDLLANGQKNLLPVQNTGGIFTLVNDAPSAKVTTSVIYGAGGNNATFNAAANDDDGLFDARPMRNQSLTHQVEVTGGSTFQVALGFDIQPSTFDSDGDGMPDAWETANGLNPNNPNGINGAGGDFDGDGRTNFAEYVLGTSANNSSDAHLPILQITPLGALGNQLQFATLTGRQYRVQFTNSLTANPTWSAASNWMNGTGGVMTWIDNGSTTGSHPNSAPRRFYRLEVQLAP encoded by the coding sequence ATGTCAAATTATAGAGCCGAACGCATATCTGTAGCACCAGTTAAGCTCTGGATCGTTCTTTTGTTTGGCTTAATCGGTCAGGCATCCGCACAGGAAGTGGTGCTTCAATTTTTCAATACCCCATGGAAGGAGATACGCGATAAGATCCCTGAGCTAGCAGAGATTGGGTATACTACGGTCTATTTGCCTCCTCCTTTCAAAGCAGGTGGGGGGACTTTCTCATACGGATTTGATACTTACGACCGTTTCGATCTTGGGGAGAAGGATCAGATGGGAACGATACCGACGCGGTATGGAACGGCAGGGGAACTCAAGGCACTTATCCAGACGGCTCACACTCATGGGATCCGAGTTCATTTTGATAACGTGATGAACCATAATGGTGGGCCAACGCCCGGCTATGATGCTAACACGCCACTGAATATCCAACCGGGGATGGTTCCTGAAGATTTTCACTTGCGCACTATCGTGGGCTCCGATGGCAACACGTATTACCGCGTTCAGCCATACGGCTATGATACTTATTTTCTGAATGTTTTTACGACAAGCTTCGGGCTCGACATCGCCGTGGGCACCTCGCAAAACCTGCATTTTGGTCCCAAGACTAAAGACGATGGAGAATTCCCCAATCCGCCTCACCCATTGTATGTAGGCGTGCGCCAGCCAAACTACCCGAACGATCCTTATGCACCCGATACCACGAGATATTACCCTGATTTGGATCTTCCCATCCAGGTGAACGATGGGACGCAGACGATCACCGTTCATCCTTTTGCCAACAAAGAGCCCTACAGCGACGTCGGGCTAGACGGCAATCCCAATACGAACGATTTTGGGGAGAACAACGGTAAGTTCGATTGGAGTGATACGAATAATAACGGACAGCACGATGCGGGAGAGGCGTCTGAGCCGTTTCAGGACGTCGGAGTGGGCGAAGGGAATCCTAACCGTAACAACTTGCAGTGGGGGGCAGGAGATGGGAAATATAACATGGGGAATCCTGTTCCCGAAGACGTGGGCGGGTTCTTGATTCGGGCCGTTCGTTGGTTTACGGATCAATATAAAAGCGACGGTTATCGACTGGATGCCGTCAAGCACGTGCCGGCGAATTTTTTTGGAGATTTCTGGTCTAGCCTAGCCGTGCGAGACCGCAGCATTATCGGATATAACGGGAACATACAGATGCAGTTCAACTTGACGCGAGGATATAGTGATTGGAACAACCACCGAGATACTGTTTACACCAACTTTGGTCCGATAGATGATGCGATGCTCTACGGGGAGTATATCGGTGGGCCGAATGAGATGGGGAATCATTTCAACTCCGGCATGCGCATGGCGTATAACTGGACTCTGGATCGTTTTCGTGATCGCTCATCTGGGTTTGGAAGCCTAGCAGGAGCGGACGCACCAGGGGCTTTTGTGGGACCGTATGGTCCGAGTGGAGAAGTGATGTTTACAGGAAATCACGACAACAACGACATCTCTGGCCCGATGACTGGCAAGGGGACATATATTCCATTATCGGATCGTCCGATCGCGCATGCTTTTATGTTCACCGTAGATGGTCTTCCGATACCTTACACTGATGGCTACAATGAATCTCCCACAACGCCAGGAGAGAAAAACTTCACACAACACGGGGATAACGCTTTCGTAGGGCAGTGGGGCGATCCTCACATTCCAAACTTAGTATATATCAACCAACATTTTGCGCGAGGCACTCAACATGGTCGTTGGAGCGACTCAGGACAAGCCATTTTTGAGCGTCGGGATAAATCGGACAATCCAGCCATGACCGATGGTGACGCGGTGACGATGTTAGCTTGCATACGTCGAATTGGGACAAACAGTGCCCCGCTTCCGCCGTTCACCACTACTTTCGCTGAGGGAGCGACCCTTGTGAATTACTCTATGCACGGGGGACGATTTCAAGTGAAGGTTCAAGGCGGCACCATCAAAAACCTCGATGGCTCAAATTTTATCTTAGACCCCAACAAATACTACGTCTTCTCGTGGAGCAATCCTGAAATCCCTGCAGCATGGAATCAAGGAGTTACTGCCTGGGGTCAGCCCAAGCATAATGTAGACATGCACCCTATCCAGATCTTGCAAAATGGGCAGCCAGTGACCCAGACGGTGATGGTTCGTCGCTACGATGGTAAGGATGGGGACCCTGCGTTCAATCCTTACGGGTTGCCGGACTCCAACACTACAGATCGCGCCTATTTTGCCCCGGTTCCCCGTGTGACCAACGGCACCAATCTTTCCTTCATTGCCAGAGTGGACGGCTCAGCGGAGAACGTTTTATTTAAGCTCAACGGGGGGATAGATCTAAATGGCACTGTGCCGCCCGGCAACACCGATCCGGGGAAACGCGATCATCCGCCGGCTCTTTCCAACAATACGTATTTAGGGTATGAGCAAGGCACCTTCATACATCGCGTTGCAGAAAAGTTTGCAGCAGCAAACGTTATCCGGAATACAATCGGGTCACCTGGCTCGGAGTCCTATGAAGTGACGATAGGCTCTCCTGGTGCCGTGATCTACAACGGCCCGACTAACCTCAACGACTTCACCGGCACAGCACAGTGGGTCTACCACAATCCGCTGGCGAACGATGGCCCTAGCAATGCCTTGCAATTTCAACCTGCTCCCCAGTCGGCTGCAGGGCAACCGATCACACTATGGATTAAGGTCGGCTATCAGAATCAGGTTTCAAAGGTCTTTGTCTACTATACTACAGATGGGGCGACATTTCCTGAGGGAAGCGCCGGGGTGGGACGAGCCAATACCCAAGTAATCGAGGCAACCTGGCAATCGAATGCTCCATTTGATGGGACGGGAATAGCCGATTGGTGGAAAGCTACGCTTCCTCCACAGCCTGCCGGCACGAAGATTCGCTACAAGATCGGCGCTTTTCGCACCAACGCCCCGAGCCGCTTCCCCTTCTCCCCGACAGATATTGCCATTAAGCAACGAATGGAGACGCAATTTGCTATCCAGAACTTTAACGCTACCACTGTGCAATATTTCCCCCACATGGATTATGGGGCTATGACGACGGGTCTCAAAGAGGGGATGAACGTTATTCGTGCCCGCGCATTTTTGAAACGCGACGGAGCCCCCCAAGGGAACGGTAAGCGTGCCCCGATTTTCAACACATTTACCCGAGTCTTCTACTATGACACGAAGCGCCCTGAAGGGATGATACGGTTTCCTGCTACAGATGGCACGACCTTGACATCGCCAAATTACGAATTTGTCGTGCAAGCAGACGACACTGTGACGGAGGTCTGGTATCGCATTCAAGATTCTCTGCCGAGCAACGACGACTCAGTGACCGGTCAAAACAACGGCAATGGAGCCTGGGTGAAGGCCAATGAGCGGCCCCCAACACCTGGCCTGCCGAACTCTTTCAACCGCGAATGGCGATTCAACTACATCAACATCCCCTCCTCTGGGACAGCGACCATCCAAGTGCGTCTCAGAGAGATCAGTTCATCGCCCAACCATACCCTCACCGACGTTGCAGGTCACTACACCACTCTTACTCGTACGGTGAACACACAAGGTCCCGGCTACGAGATGTATGTTGGCTGGCCGCAAAACGATGGGGATACGGTTTTCCAAGGTTATGATCTGAAGGTGTATTTCTCAAAAATGCTCGGCAACAATATCTCTAAGGAGGATCTCATTAAATGCTTTACCCTTAAAATCAATGGAACCACACAGCCCTTCTATCTCTACGACATTGTTTACAACGAGACACCCAACCACCACGCTCTCAAATTCACGCTCCCTAACCTCTACAACGGCAACCCCAACTTCCTTCATGAAATTAAAGTGCATTTCTTCCGGAACGGTTTCCTTCCTCTGATGGCAGAGCGCTTGGTCAAGGCTCAGCCGGTTTCAACGCCGCTGGTGAATTTCATTACGCCTCCTGCAGTCAATGCAGACAATACGCCCTTTGTCCTTACCCTGCCAGAGAAGGCAAGCCTTCAGCCTGCAGATCGAGAATACACTGTCACAGTTGAAACGAGCAACACAGTGCAAAATCTTAACATAGTATTCCAAGGCACAGGCCCTGGCACCTTTGCTCTCGACGATGTGGAGACGCTCAACACCATCAAAAAGTGGAGTTTTATCTGGAGTTTGCCCATGAATAACAACAAGACAGTGTTGGAGGGAACGTTTACCCTCAAAGCGAATGCCGATACAGACGGCAACACCTCTACCATCGAGGCCACGGCGACGCGAGCCGTTCAAGTCCGCCTGCTACAACTGGTAGCGGCAAATCCGAACGATGCCGATGACGATGACGATGGTTTGCTCGATGTAGATGAGACTTCTCCGAAGTCTCTTCCGACCACGCCATCTGCATCATGGAACAACGGCGATGTGCACATTCACTTCACTTATGGTCTCACGAATCCGCTAAGCCCTGACTCGGACGGTGACGGACTGCCCGATGCGCTCGAGCTTGGATTCCGCACGCCTATCAATGCCTCTGCCACGAATCTCTCGGCTGATACGAACGGAGATGGCATACCCAACTTCATCGCTGATCTTGATCCGCCTTTTTACAATACTACGGACAACATTGGTAAAGTGCCTAACGTAGATCCTGCTGGGATAGATTGGCGTCGTGCTGAGCTACGGGGAGGCACCACTACCGATCCAAATAGCCCCGACACGGATGGTGATGGCCTTCAGGACGGCATCGAAGACGCCAATCGCAACGGGTGGACAGATGGAGATGGACAGTCGCTCGCTCCCAATCAACAACCTGCCCTCACTCGCCAGTGGCCCAACAACAAAATTGATACAGGCGAGAATTGGCATGAGACGGCGGCCAACCTAGGCGACTCTGATAATGACGGGCTATCCGATGGGAACGGCGAAGACAAGAATTTCAACGGTCGCACAGACCTCTTCCTCCTTTATTCCAACAATACGCAAAAAGAAATTCTTCTCTCTCAGACTACTGACGGCGCACAACACGTGGCTGGCGCTTCCTACCGATACGGCGGGCAAACCTCCCGAGGAATTAACTACTCCGCCCTATTTGCAGACTACAGCCCTGCAGGAAACGGTATCAAGCAGAGTGGTGGTTGGCCTAAGATACTGATCAAAGAGACGGATCCACTGCGGGCGGATACGGATGGTGACGGCCTCCCCGATGGCTGGGAGGTCAACCAAGGGCTGAATGCGCTGGATAATGGCACCTACAATTTCTTCAGTGGCACAGCGGGTTCGCCTGCCAACGGGGCGACTGGCGATCCTGACAACGACGGTTTCACCAACTTGCAAGAGTTTATTAACGGCACTAATCCGAAGTCGCCCAATACAGGCACGCCGCCTCCTCCTGGCTCCATCGTGATCGGCCCAGGGGCAACGACGACCGTGGGGGCAGCAGTGAACGATAATGTATTCACCGATTGGTCAGCGAATGACATCATCGCCTTGGATCGCTTTGATCCGTTGGAGGTATCGGGAGGCCTGGGGACGAACGGAGGTGACGTTTATTTCAGGCCATGGCAGAGTGATAACTGTGAGCGATCGCGCGATCTACTCGCTTTCTACGCACGGGATGGTGGGTCAGACGGACGGTTCTATTTCCGTGTGGATCTACTCGATCTGCGACAGGCGTGCATCGAAAAAGGATTCGATCTCTACATATTGATTGACACAGGCAACGTAAATGTGGGTGAAGCCAAGCTTCCGGATAATCTCAATGTGCTCACAAAGATGCGCTGGGAGGTAGCGATAGCGGTGCGCGGGCCGAATCAAGGCACCGTCTTCGTGAACAAACCCGGTAGCCCGAACACTAATGTGCTCACCGATAACATCAACTACTCAGCGAATGATGTCGAGGTGCGAGTAAGCCAGCCGGGAAGCCCGCATGCGACTGGCCTTCAAGCAGCTTATTTTGACTATGGGCTTGATTCGATCGAGTTTTCGATTAGTCGCCAGGCCCTTCTGGATGCGGGTTGGAATGGGATCAATCCGAGTCAGTTAAATTATCAAGTCATCACGACACGAGATGGGCTAAACACTTTACCGCTCTCCGCTAGCAACCCAGGTGGCGTTCTCGACGGTCCGAATATTCACGATACAATTCGAAACGACTGGTATACGGAGGATGAGGCGGGGACGACGACGTCGCCGATTGGGATCGACCAATACCGCCTAAATAAGAGGCTCGAATTACTGCAGTATCCGTTGCCCCAGTGGGTAGGGGTGAATGCGGATAATGATCGTGGAAAACGGATCAAAGTGATTCATGTAGTGCATGGGAATGAACCTCTGTTGCCAGCATCGACGATACAGCAGTATATCAACAACGGTGCCGGAGCAGGCTACTATCGTGTGCTAGATGCTCACCAGGCGTTTAATGTTCCTTTCACGCTTCACATCACGCCGACATTGGCCTCAGCTATACAATGGGCGGAAGTGAATCCTAATGCGAATAAACCGTGGCGCGACGGCCCTGCATTCAATCAACGGATCAAGAATTTCGTCCAGCAAGGATTGACGAAGCTTACCGGCACAACATTTGCCGATCATCCGTTGCCATACTATCCGCTCCAGTTTACGCAGTCGAGTGTGCAGCTTGCAAAGGAGATTCTCGATGGGATTTACGGAGCTGGGGCGACATCGACGAAGGTATTTTGGGCGCCGGAGCGGATATTGAATGCGAACGCGCTCAATTTAATCCAGCAGATGGGCTTTAACTATACGTTTATCGATCAGCCGACTCATATGCGACAGTGGGTGAATCATTTGACGCCGCTAAATCCATTCTTTGGTTTTAATGCCTCGATCGGGGTAGACGCGCATCGGATCAATACTTTTAATGGAGTGCGATGTCTACCGATAGTGCGACCCTTCGATCTGATCCGACAAACGAATCAGGACAACGGCTTACCGATCAATCAACGACAGTATTTGGCGGGGCGAGCAAATGAGGGGGTCTGGGATGGGCAACATCCGCAGGTGGTGACGTTGGTTTCGTATTTTGATGATTTCCGGGATAAGCTGACAGCGGATGCATATGACGTGAATTTACGATGGATGGCCAATAAACAGTGGATACAGTTTGTGACGGCAGATCAGATTGCGGATAATGTGATTGATATATCGGTGCCGCCAGACAACGTGCCGGATACGTGGAATACGGTAAATCGTGGCAACAGCACGACGTTGCCTAATGTAAGTTACGAGTGGCTACATTATGCGACGCGAGAAAATTACGATCATTGGTATAATGGTCTGCAAGTGAACGGGCAGCCTGTCTATCAGGGTTTGCGAGATACTTTCCTCAACATTCGTACGGCAGTGCCGCTTCCGAAGCCTTATGGGACGCTTTTGGGAACGGGTTCTGGTATTCTGAAGGATGCATGGGATAAAGTGCTCTCGATTCCGAATGCAGCGACAGATTTGGCTCGGCTGGCTGGAATGACGTTATTTACTGCCAATCGGCTTGCGGGTTTCCACAATCAGACAAATCCGAATCTAAATTTTGCGCGTTTCTCGAATGGTTCATTCGTTTTTCCGGATAATCCGGATAATTTAGCGGCTTTTGCTCGTGTAACGCAGTCGCAGGCACGGTTTGCAGCGGTGTATCATCGGGTGCATACATGGGCTATCTCTGCGCAGAATGGAGTTTACAATGGGGCTGCGCAGGCATCTGCGGAGGACATAGATTTGGATGGAGAGAACGAGTATTTATTGATGAATCAACATATATTTGCCTACTTTGAGCGCATGGGGGGCCGTCTTATTGCCTCGTGGATTCGGGATCCGCAGACAAATCAAGTTTACCAGACGACGGGCAATTTTCTCTCGTATTCGAATAGTGAGGATGAAAGCGAGGGAGTTGCGAACGTATTTAACAACACTCCTGCGGCACATCGGACTTCAGGGTTCAAAGATAGGTGGGCGATTCAAGGTGGGAACGGGACTACGACAAATATCAATGCTCTTTACAACGTGACTCCAGCGAGCTCAGGGAGCACGGCCGGATGGACTTTCTCCACATCTACTATACAGAAGACGATCACTTTGGGTGCAAATTCAAAAGCGCTTCAGGCGACTTATACCCTTTTGGGTGGAGTCACTCAGTTATTTGTTCGGTTTGGTCTTAGTCCACATCTTTCCGATCTGCTTGCTAACGGCCAAAAGAATTTGCTGCCTGTGCAAAATACCGGGGGTATCTTTACTCTCGTGAATGATGCGCCATCGGCAAAGGTGACCACTTCGGTGATCTATGGTGCAGGAGGAAACAATGCTACGTTTAATGCTGCTGCGAATGATGATGATGGGCTATTCGATGCTCGTCCGATGCGCAATCAAAGTCTTACTCACCAAGTCGAAGTTACAGGCGGCAGCACCTTCCAAGTCGCTCTTGGCTTTGATATCCAGCCAAGCACATTTGATTCCGATGGTGACGGGATGCCGGATGCTTGGGAGACGGCGAACGGGCTTAATCCTAATAATCCTAATGGCATCAACGGGGCGGGTGGTGATTTTGACGGCGACGGTCGGACGAATTTTGCGGAATACGTTCTTGGCACTTCCGCTAATAACTCTTCTGATGCTCATCTACCTATCCTTCAAATCACGCCTTTGGGGGCCTTGGGGAATCAACTTCAATTTGCTACGCTGACGGGGCGTCAATATCGAGTGCAGTTTACTAACTCGCTGACAGCTAATCCCACTTGGAGTGCTGCATCAAATTGGATGAATGGCACTGGGGGCGTCATGACCTGGATCGATAATGGTAGCACGACGGGCTCGCATCCTAATTCTGCGCCGCGAAGATTTTATCGCCTGGAGGTGCAGCTCGCTCCTTGA